TGCCTTGCTCGACGGCGGCTTGCAGATGAACGTTCTCGACATGATCGCCGAGGGCGATCGCGTGGCGGCGGAAATCCGCTCCCATGCCGTGACCAGGACCGGTCAGGTCTATGAGAACGATTACCACATGCTCTTCACACTCCGCGACGGCAGGATCGCCCGGGTGAAGGAATACACCGACCTCATGCACGCGGCGGAAATCTTCGGCTGATATCGTCCAGTTCAGATGGGCGAAGAAAAAACTCAACGCCATGTCCGTCGATGGCAGAAAACGACGGAAATCCGCCCTTGTGGACATGATACCGCCCCCGTAGCCTCGTTCCTGTAAGATCGTCTGATATCAATACGCAAGGTCAACTTGCCGGCGAGCTTATACCGCAGGGGAAGACTGCGAAGACGGAACGACACAGGGGGACCACGACATGAAAATGCAGAAGGACGGCGCTTCCGCGTCGAAAAGACGCGATCTGACCTGCCGGTTGTTTGCCGCCGCCGCGATGACTGTTTCGGCGGTGGGGCTGACGGCCGCGCCCGCGGCCGCGCAGATTTCGGGAGATGTCGTCAAGATCGGCATCGTCAACGATCAGTCGGGGCCGTTGTCGGATCTGGCCGGCCCGGGATCGGTGGTGGCGGCCAGGCTCGCGCTCGAAGACTTCAAGGCGATGACGCCGTCACTCAATGTTCAGGTCGTGTCGGCCGACCACCAGAACAA
This genomic interval from Tistrella bauzanensis contains the following:
- a CDS encoding nuclear transport factor 2 family protein is translated as MSAERNKRVVQDFCDLFGRPAIDEALGMMTGDATWWINGKPHLFAGSGTRTKAEMAVIWPGLYALLDGGLQMNVLDMIAEGDRVAAEIRSHAVTRTGQVYENDYHMLFTLRDGRIARVKEYTDLMHAAEIFG